One region of Thermodesulfovibrionales bacterium genomic DNA includes:
- a CDS encoding condensation domain-containing protein, translating into MNDLNERIARLSPEKRALFEQHFLKKRNAPSLKRQLICRRGTADPCMLSFAQQRLWFLDQLEPGIAAYNIFSTIRLTGQLNVTALERSFGEILRRHEALRTTFVTENDEPLQKIAPVATFTLRR; encoded by the coding sequence ATGAATGATCTCAATGAACGCATCGCAAGGCTGTCGCCAGAGAAGCGGGCACTGTTTGAGCAGCACTTTCTGAAAAAAAGGAATGCTCCTTCTCTGAAAAGACAGCTCATTTGCAGGAGAGGAACGGCCGATCCATGCATGCTTTCCTTTGCCCAGCAGCGTTTATGGTTTCTCGATCAGTTGGAGCCTGGCATCGCGGCATATAATATCTTTTCCACGATACGGCTTACTGGGCAGCTCAACGTAACTGCCCTTGAGCGGAGTTTTGGCGAGATCCTGAGGCGTCACGAAGCACTGCGCACCACCTTTGTCACCGAGAATGATGAGCCTCTTCAGAAGATCGCTCCTGTGGCAACCTTCACCCTACGGCGG